A window of the Budorcas taxicolor isolate Tak-1 chromosome 10, Takin1.1, whole genome shotgun sequence genome harbors these coding sequences:
- the EMC9 gene encoding ER membrane protein complex subunit 9 yields MGEVEISARAYVKMSLHAARYPHAAVNGLLLAPAPRSGECLCLTDCVPLFHSHLALSVMLEVALNQVDVWGAQAGLVVAGYYHANAALDDQSPGPLALKIAGRIAEFFPDAVLIMLDNQKLVPQPHVPPVIVLENHGLRWVPKDKNLVMWRDWEESRQMVGALLEGRAHQHLVDFDCHLDDIREDWTNQQLNAQITQWVGPTNGNT; encoded by the exons ATGGGGGAGGTGGAGATCTCGGCCCGGGCCTACGTGAAGATGAGCCTGCACGCCGCCCGGTATCCGCATGCCGCTGTCAACGGGCTGTTGCTGGCGCCGGCGCCGCGGTCGGGAGAATGCCTGTGCCTCACCGACTGTGTGCCCCTGTTCCACAGCCACCTGGCCCTGTCTGTCATGCTGGAGGTCGCACTCAACCAG GTGGATGTGTGGGGCGCGCAGGCCGGGCTGGTAGTGGCAGGGTACTACCATGCCAATGCAGCTTTGGACGACCAGAG CCCTGGGCCCCTGGCCTTGAAAATCGCCGGGCGGATTGCTGAATTCTTCCCTGATGCAGTACTTATTATG TTGGATAATCAGAAACTGGTACCCCAGCCTCACGTGCCCCCAGTTATCGTCCTGGAGAACCATGGTCTCCGCTGGGTCCCCAAGGACAAGAACTT AGTGATGTGGAGGGACTGGGAAGAGTCACGGCAGATGGTGGGAGCATTACTAGAGGGCCGGGCCCACCAGCACCTTGTGGACTTTGACTGCCACCTTGATGACATCCGAGAGGATTGGACCAACCAGCAGCTCAACGCCCAGATCACCCAGTGGGTTGGTCCCACAAATGGAAATACCTGA
- the PSME1 gene encoding proteasome activator complex subunit 1 has protein sequence MATLRVLPEAQAKVDVFREDLCTKTENLLGSYFPRKISELDAFLKEPALNEANLSNLKAPLDIPVPDPVKEKEKEERRKQQEKEDKDEKKKGEDEDKGPPCGPVSCNEKIVVLLQRVKPEIKDVIEKLNLVTTWLQLQIPRIEDGNNFGVAVQEKVFELMTALHTKLEGFHTQISKYFSERGDAVTKAAKQPHVGDYRQLVHELDEAEYRDIRLMVMEIRNAYAVLYDIILKNFEKLKKPRGETKGMIY, from the exons ATGGCCACGCTCAGGGTCCTGCCCGAAGCCCAAGCCAAG GTGGATGTGTTCCGTGAAGACCTATGTACTAAG ACAGAGAACCTGCTCGGGAGCTATTTTCCCAGGAAGATTTCTGAGTTGGATGCATTTTTAAAG GAGCCAGCTCTCAATGAAGCCAACCTGAGCAATCTGAAGGCCCCATTGGACATCCCAGTGCCTGATCCAgtcaaggagaaagagaaggaggagcgGAGGAAACAGCAGGAG aaggaagacaaggatgaaaagaagaaaggggaagaTGAAGACAAAG GTCCTCCATGTGGCCCAGTGAGCTGCAATGAGAAGATTGTGGTCCTCCTGCAGCGCGTAAAGCCTGAGATCAAGGATGTCATTGAGAAGCTCAACCTG gTCACCACCTGGCTGCAGCTACAAATACCTCGGATTGAGGATGGGAATAATTTTGGAGTGGCTGTCCAG GAGAAGGTGTTTGAGTTGATGACTGCCCTTCACACCAAGCTAGAAGGCTTCCACACTCAAATTTCCAA GTACTTCTCTGAGCGCGGTGATGCTGTAACTAAAGCAGCTAAGCAGCCCCACGTG GGTGATTATCGGCAACTGGTGCACGAGCTGGATGAGGCAGAGTACCGGGATATCCGGCTGATGGTCATGGAGATCCGCAATGCTTAT GCTGTGTTATATGACATCATCCTGAAGAACTTCGAGAAGCTCAAGAAGCCCAGGGGAGAAACAAAGGGAATGATCTATTGA